In one Desulfoferula mesophila genomic region, the following are encoded:
- a CDS encoding anion transporter, which translates to MSGLIAAVVFLVYLGMFLGRIPGLALDRTGVALLGAIVLVATGEVPMERVGLAVDLPTLALLFGLMIVSTQLRLGGFYTWVVRRLARLHHSPVVLLAQIVAVAGVLSSLLANDIVCLAMAPVLVELCARRGLNPVPYLLGLACAANVGSAATLIGNPQNMLIGQVLGVPFAGYLADALLPAGAGLAAVWLVVALSFRGRWRGSTPVPRLETPPFELWQTLKGAAVLLSLVGAFLFSPWPREAAALAGAGLLLCSRRMNTGRILGLVDWPLLVLFIGLFVVNYGLAQSGLLARLTGGLAAMGVDLAQSAWLFALCALLSNLVSNVPAVMLLLPSATAPGGGAVLALSSTLAGNLFIVGSIANIIVVEQAARLGVRVSWGQHASVGAPVTLLTLGMAAAWLWLRWPA; encoded by the coding sequence ATGAGCGGCTTGATTGCGGCGGTGGTGTTCCTGGTATACCTGGGCATGTTCCTGGGGCGGATTCCCGGCCTGGCCTTGGACCGCACCGGAGTGGCCCTCTTGGGGGCCATCGTCCTGGTGGCCACCGGGGAAGTGCCCATGGAGCGGGTGGGCCTGGCGGTGGATCTACCCACCCTGGCCCTCTTGTTCGGCCTGATGATCGTATCGACCCAACTGCGCCTGGGCGGTTTCTACACCTGGGTGGTGCGCCGCCTGGCCCGGCTGCACCATTCCCCGGTCGTGCTTTTGGCCCAGATCGTGGCCGTCGCCGGGGTACTGTCATCGCTTTTGGCCAATGACATCGTTTGCTTGGCCATGGCCCCCGTCCTGGTGGAGCTTTGCGCCCGGCGGGGCCTGAACCCGGTGCCCTATCTGCTGGGCCTGGCCTGCGCCGCCAACGTGGGCTCCGCGGCCACCCTCATCGGTAATCCCCAGAACATGCTCATCGGCCAGGTGTTGGGGGTGCCCTTTGCCGGCTACCTGGCCGACGCCCTGCTCCCGGCCGGGGCCGGCTTGGCCGCGGTGTGGCTGGTGGTGGCCCTGAGCTTTCGGGGCCGTTGGCGGGGGTCCACTCCGGTCCCCCGGTTGGAGACCCCGCCCTTCGAGCTTTGGCAGACCCTCAAGGGCGCGGCGGTGCTGCTGAGCCTGGTGGGGGCCTTTTTGTTCAGCCCCTGGCCCCGCGAGGCGGCGGCCCTGGCCGGGGCGGGCCTTCTGCTCTGTTCGCGCCGTATGAACACCGGCCGCATCCTGGGCCTGGTGGACTGGCCCCTGCTGGTGCTGTTCATCGGCCTGTTCGTGGTCAATTACGGTCTGGCCCAGTCGGGCCTTTTGGCGCGCCTTACCGGGGGCTTGGCCGCCATGGGGGTGGACCTGGCTCAATCGGCCTGGCTTTTCGCCCTGTGCGCCCTGCTGTCCAACCTGGTGTCCAACGTTCCGGCGGTGATGCTGCTGTTGCCTTCGGCCACCGCACCGGGAGGGGGGGCGGTGCTGGCGTTGTCCTCCACCCTGGCGGGCAACCTGTTCATCGTGGGCTCCATCGCCAACATCATCGTGGTGGAGCAGGCCGCGCGCCTGGGGGTGCGGGTATCCTGGGGCCAGCACGCCAGCGTGGGGGCGCCGGTCACTCTGCTCACCCTGGGGATGGCCGCGGCCTGGCTCTGGCTGCGCTGGCCGGCCTAG
- a CDS encoding nicotinate phosphoribosyltransferase, producing MSESYAALHTDFYQITMSAVYHRKGMNAEATFSLFPHDLPAQRGYILAAGLADALEYLRRFRFTSEEVQYLASLNRFDPSFLEMLAGLRFSGEVWALPEGTVCFAGEPLMEVTAPLIEAQLVETRLIQLINLHSTLASKAARCAQAADGRVCVDFSLRRTQGREAGWAAARSSAIAGFTGTSNVEASRILGTVPVGTMAHAYVEAFGDESASFRAFADTFPDGTVLLVDTYDSVEGLHQAVQIAGELRQKGKRLVGVRLDSGDLVGMSRQARQMLDAAGLEETRVVVSGSLDEFRMAELMSQGAMVDVFGVGTKMGSSADAPYLDLAYKLVTYDGRPTLKLSTGKETWACPKQLWRTLDGDGRIARDVLGLREEKLAGEPLLQRVMAGGQPTGPLPTWQDAQRRFQEQKATLPEPCLRLLDPRPLTITPSRELEKVQQQARQAALQRGKRSF from the coding sequence ATGAGCGAATCCTACGCAGCCCTGCATACCGACTTCTACCAGATCACCATGTCCGCGGTTTATCACCGAAAGGGCATGAACGCAGAGGCTACTTTCAGCCTGTTCCCCCACGATCTGCCCGCCCAGCGGGGCTACATCCTGGCCGCGGGCCTGGCCGACGCCCTGGAGTATTTGCGCCGGTTCCGCTTTACCAGCGAGGAGGTGCAATACCTGGCCTCCCTGAACCGCTTTGACCCGAGCTTTTTGGAGATGCTGGCCGGGCTCAGGTTCAGCGGCGAGGTGTGGGCCCTGCCCGAAGGCACGGTGTGCTTCGCGGGCGAGCCGCTCATGGAGGTCACCGCCCCGCTCATCGAGGCCCAACTGGTGGAGACCCGCCTGATCCAGCTCATCAACCTGCACTCCACCCTGGCCAGCAAGGCGGCCCGTTGCGCCCAGGCCGCCGACGGCCGCGTCTGTGTGGACTTCAGCCTGCGCCGCACCCAGGGCCGCGAGGCCGGCTGGGCCGCGGCCCGATCCTCGGCCATCGCCGGCTTCACCGGCACCAGCAACGTGGAGGCCAGCCGGATTTTGGGCACGGTCCCCGTGGGCACCATGGCCCATGCCTACGTGGAGGCCTTTGGCGACGAGTCGGCCTCCTTCCGGGCCTTCGCCGACACCTTCCCCGACGGCACCGTGCTGTTGGTGGACACTTACGACAGCGTGGAGGGCCTGCACCAGGCGGTGCAAATCGCCGGCGAGCTGCGCCAAAAAGGCAAGCGCCTGGTGGGGGTGCGTCTGGATTCCGGCGATCTGGTGGGCATGAGCCGCCAGGCGCGTCAGATGCTCGACGCCGCCGGCCTGGAAGAGACCAGGGTGGTGGTTTCGGGCAGCCTGGACGAGTTCCGCATGGCCGAGCTGATGAGCCAGGGGGCCATGGTGGACGTGTTCGGGGTGGGCACCAAGATGGGCTCCTCGGCCGACGCTCCCTACCTGGACCTGGCCTACAAGCTGGTGACCTACGACGGCCGTCCCACCTTGAAGCTCAGCACCGGCAAGGAAACCTGGGCCTGCCCCAAGCAGCTTTGGCGCACCCTGGACGGCGATGGCCGCATCGCCCGGGACGTGCTGGGCCTGCGCGAGGAAAAGCTCGCGGGCGAGCCACTGCTCCAGCGGGTCATGGCCGGGGGACAGCCCACCGGGCCGCTACCCACCTGGCAAGACGCCCAACGGCGCTTCCAGGAGCAGAAGGCCACCCTGCCCGAGCCTTGTTTGCGCCTGCTGGACCCCCGCCCCCTGACGATAACCCCCAGCCGGGAACTTGAAAAGGTGCAGCAACAGGCCCGCCAGGCCGCCCTGCAGCGCGGCAAGCGCTCCTTTTAG
- a CDS encoding DUF3313 domain-containing protein, translating to MRASNPRRMRGGTGLAVLLILGLLAWTGCATAPRPTASGFLSDYQALAPDPEVDGLYWWVGKGINWQDYHGLFIDQVTVAPDPRAGERLDPKEAERLGAKLRGLIGKSLQGNFPLVARPAPGVMCLKVALVRVRPFAPSARSAAPDALRVPLEVGGAALEAKLSDSLGGRVMAELLMSDQGRQGQGNQVWTNWGQVEDAFVGWAVKLRRALMQGRP from the coding sequence ATGAGAGCAAGCAATCCGCGTCGTATGCGGGGAGGGACGGGCCTCGCCGTACTCCTGATCCTGGGCCTGTTGGCCTGGACGGGTTGCGCCACGGCCCCTCGTCCGACCGCGTCGGGCTTTCTGAGCGACTACCAGGCCCTGGCCCCCGATCCCGAGGTTGACGGGCTTTACTGGTGGGTCGGCAAGGGCATCAACTGGCAGGATTACCACGGCCTGTTCATCGACCAGGTGACGGTGGCCCCGGACCCCCGGGCCGGCGAGCGACTCGACCCGAAAGAGGCCGAACGGTTGGGGGCCAAGTTGCGCGGGCTGATCGGCAAATCCCTGCAGGGCAACTTCCCCCTGGTCGCCCGCCCCGCGCCGGGAGTGATGTGCCTGAAGGTGGCTCTGGTGCGCGTCCGGCCCTTTGCGCCCTCGGCCCGCTCGGCGGCGCCGGACGCGCTGCGGGTGCCTCTGGAGGTGGGCGGGGCCGCGCTGGAGGCCAAGCTCAGCGACAGCCTGGGTGGCCGGGTGATGGCGGAACTGCTCATGAGCGACCAGGGCCGCCAGGGCCAGGGCAACCAGGTGTGGACCAACTGGGGCCAGGTGGAGGACGCCTTTGTCGGGTGGGCCGTGAAGCTTCGGCGGGCCCTGATGCAGGGGCGCCCTTGA
- a CDS encoding sigma-54-dependent transcriptional regulator: MVSKNLKILVIDDDFTMREACQETLRRVGHEVELAEGGRQGLALLSRWAYDVVLLDLRMPDMDGLTVLRHIREQDPEAVVIIISGHGSIATAVQAMKLGAFDYVAKPFTPEELRQAVDKAGEKRRLELENAYLKAELERRTAMTRLIHGSRAMAQVMETALKVAPTDTTVMLTGESGTGKGLLARLLHEHSSRADNPFVPVDCSTLVPTLFESELFGHVKGSFTGAQDDKIGKFELAGGGTLFFDEVGNISLEIQAKLLKAVEERSICKVGSNRVIRVDTRLIAATNQDLTQAVADGAFRKDLFYRLNVVQIHLPALRERPEDVPILAEHFLERFRYLAPTRVRGFTPRALEALSKYPWPGNVRELGNAVQRLVVLASKPLIDRSDLEAAGTCKVERNQESSLSLAEVERRHIMETLKRLGGRRSETAEALGIDRKTLRNKIRKYNLDDELALPAG, translated from the coding sequence TTGGTTAGCAAGAATCTCAAAATCCTGGTGATAGACGACGACTTCACCATGCGCGAGGCCTGCCAGGAAACCCTCCGGCGGGTGGGGCACGAGGTGGAGCTGGCCGAGGGCGGCCGCCAGGGGCTGGCCTTGCTCAGCCGCTGGGCCTACGACGTGGTGTTGTTGGACCTGCGCATGCCCGACATGGACGGCCTCACCGTGTTGCGCCACATCCGCGAACAGGACCCCGAGGCGGTGGTGATCATCATCAGCGGCCACGGCTCCATCGCCACGGCGGTGCAGGCCATGAAGCTGGGGGCCTTTGACTACGTGGCCAAGCCCTTCACCCCCGAAGAGCTGCGCCAGGCGGTGGACAAGGCCGGAGAAAAACGCCGCCTGGAGCTGGAAAACGCCTACCTCAAGGCCGAGCTGGAACGGCGCACCGCCATGACCCGGCTCATCCACGGCAGCCGGGCCATGGCCCAGGTCATGGAGACCGCCCTCAAGGTGGCCCCCACCGACACCACGGTGATGCTCACCGGAGAGTCGGGCACCGGCAAGGGCCTGTTGGCCCGCCTGCTGCACGAGCACTCCAGCCGCGCGGACAACCCCTTCGTGCCGGTGGACTGCTCCACCCTGGTGCCCACCCTGTTCGAGTCGGAGCTTTTCGGCCACGTCAAAGGCTCTTTCACCGGGGCCCAGGACGACAAGATCGGCAAGTTCGAGTTGGCCGGCGGGGGGACCTTGTTCTTCGACGAGGTGGGTAACATCAGCCTGGAGATTCAGGCCAAGCTCCTAAAGGCGGTGGAGGAGCGCTCCATCTGCAAGGTGGGCAGCAATCGGGTGATCCGGGTGGACACCCGGCTCATCGCCGCCACCAACCAGGACCTGACCCAGGCGGTGGCCGACGGCGCTTTTCGCAAGGACCTTTTCTACCGGCTGAACGTGGTGCAGATCCATTTGCCGGCCTTGCGGGAACGGCCCGAGGACGTGCCCATCCTGGCCGAGCATTTTTTGGAGCGCTTCCGTTACCTGGCCCCCACCCGGGTGCGGGGCTTCACCCCCCGGGCCCTGGAGGCCCTGAGCAAATACCCTTGGCCGGGCAACGTGCGCGAGCTGGGCAACGCGGTGCAGCGCCTGGTGGTGCTGGCCAGCAAGCCTTTGATCGACCGCTCCGACCTGGAAGCGGCGGGCACCTGCAAGGTGGAGCGCAACCAAGAAAGCTCCCTGAGCCTGGCCGAGGTGGAGCGCCGCCACATCATGGAGACCCTCAAGCGCCTGGGCGGCCGCCGCAGCGAAACCGCCGAGGCGCTGGGCATCGACCGCAAGACCCTGCGCAACAAGATCCGCAAGTACAACCTGGACGACGAGTTGGCCTTGCCGGCCGGCTAG
- a CDS encoding 50S ribosomal protein L11 methyltransferase, producing MSPDAWLEARFHLPTAQEGRALGRRLRQAGALKLMQQGPEMISLWSQVDGLAQRLEDLAREQRLDPPRTQLIQAPDPAQAWCSSRPIPLGPGLALAPAWMGIRATKKILIIDPGTAFGAGDHPSTLLNLELLARLAAGEHGRLPSGPAADVGAGTGVLALALALKTERPVLALDPDPASRRATARNQALNPLAGPLVGFALADHRALAGPCALVAANLPGPILKLAGPTLVRALMPGAWLVASGFREEADEDIIRFFEGLGLVAQARRRAGGWLALGLCKQA from the coding sequence ATGAGCCCCGATGCCTGGCTGGAGGCCCGTTTTCATCTGCCCACGGCCCAGGAGGGCCGGGCCCTGGGGCGCCGGCTGCGCCAAGCGGGCGCCCTCAAGCTGATGCAGCAGGGACCGGAGATGATTTCCCTGTGGTCACAGGTAGATGGCTTGGCCCAGCGACTGGAGGACCTGGCCAGGGAACAACGCCTGGACCCGCCCCGCACCCAGCTTATCCAGGCCCCGGATCCGGCCCAGGCCTGGTGTTCTTCCCGGCCCATTCCCTTGGGTCCGGGCCTGGCCTTGGCGCCGGCCTGGATGGGTATCAGGGCAACGAAAAAAATATTGATTATCGATCCTGGAACCGCCTTCGGGGCGGGCGATCACCCCAGCACCCTGCTCAACCTGGAGTTGCTGGCCCGTCTGGCGGCCGGGGAGCATGGCCGTTTGCCTTCCGGCCCGGCGGCGGACGTGGGGGCGGGCACCGGCGTGCTGGCTTTGGCCCTGGCCCTCAAGACCGAGAGGCCGGTGCTGGCCCTGGACCCGGACCCGGCCAGCCGCCGGGCCACGGCCCGCAACCAGGCCCTCAATCCCCTGGCCGGCCCCCTGGTGGGCTTCGCCCTGGCCGACCACCGGGCCCTGGCCGGGCCCTGCGCCCTGGTGGCGGCCAACCTGCCGGGGCCCATCCTCAAACTGGCCGGCCCCACTCTGGTCCGGGCCCTGATGCCTGGGGCCTGGCTGGTGGCCAGCGGCTTTCGCGAAGAGGCTGATGAGGATATAATCCGCTTTTTTGAGGGGTTGGGGCTGGTGGCGCAGGCCCGGCGGCGCGCCGGGGGTTGGCTGGCCCTGGGTCTTTGTAAACAAGCTTGA
- a CDS encoding NUDIX hydrolase, with amino-acid sequence MNEQFTQRQLAVAQALCQALENHRPGRESLEQVRPAAVLMPLWDDGKRVQVVFTKRTETLPSHAGQISFPGGMVDPEDPDHKTTALRETHEEVGVPPREVELISRLDQVVTVTGFLVTPYLGLMDPAARFKPNPVEVERVVLVPLARLLEKKNYQTVDMTWEGMPLRQIALYQGQDMIWGATMRILLNFLEAVGPAAGQIAALAG; translated from the coding sequence ATGAACGAGCAATTCACCCAGCGCCAACTAGCGGTGGCCCAGGCCCTGTGCCAAGCCCTGGAAAACCACCGGCCCGGCCGTGAAAGTCTGGAGCAGGTGCGCCCCGCCGCGGTGCTCATGCCGCTTTGGGACGACGGCAAGCGGGTCCAGGTGGTGTTCACCAAACGCACCGAAACCCTGCCCTCCCACGCGGGTCAGATATCCTTCCCCGGCGGCATGGTGGACCCCGAGGACCCGGACCACAAGACCACCGCCCTGCGCGAGACCCACGAGGAGGTGGGGGTGCCGCCCCGGGAGGTGGAGCTGATCTCCCGCCTGGACCAGGTGGTGACGGTGACCGGTTTCCTGGTCACCCCCTATCTGGGGCTGATGGACCCGGCGGCCCGTTTCAAGCCCAACCCGGTGGAGGTGGAGCGGGTGGTGCTGGTGCCCCTGGCCCGCTTGCTGGAGAAGAAAAACTACCAGACCGTTGACATGACCTGGGAGGGCATGCCCCTCAGGCAAATCGCCTTGTACCAGGGCCAAGACATGATCTGGGGAGCCACCATGCGCATCCTGCTCAACTTCCTCGAAGCGGTGGGACCCGCCGCCGGACAAATAGCTGCGTTGGCCGGATAA
- a CDS encoding cytidylate kinase family protein, which yields MSIITLSGEMGSLRDELAEYVCRRGGMECVDRRTLMEAVAGLVDISRDEHQLLAEQGPALLDLNQRHRQVFAAFLESVALQYAQRGKAVLVGRGANLLLRDVPGVLRVRTVSPLEIRAQRLARQEGLGLDRARQLATVVDQQRRAYIAHVFGADWSSPLNYDLVLNMGRLSLDQAATTMLDLAAHAEFQLSSESRRLLADTVLASRVRRLLVAELDLHALEVNSQGGAVVLKGYAADRAGVDQARELAATVDGVERVSSLLEVSPTMSKFLP from the coding sequence ATGAGCATTATCACCTTATCAGGCGAGATGGGTTCCCTTCGCGACGAGCTGGCCGAGTACGTCTGCCGGCGGGGAGGGATGGAGTGCGTGGACCGCCGCACCCTGATGGAGGCGGTGGCCGGGCTGGTGGACATCTCCCGCGACGAGCATCAGCTCTTGGCCGAGCAGGGGCCGGCGTTGCTCGACCTGAACCAGCGCCACCGCCAGGTGTTCGCCGCATTTCTGGAGTCGGTGGCGCTGCAATACGCCCAGCGGGGCAAGGCGGTGCTGGTGGGACGGGGGGCCAACCTGCTGCTCCGGGATGTGCCCGGCGTGCTGAGGGTGCGCACCGTCAGCCCGCTGGAGATACGGGCCCAGCGCCTGGCCCGGCAGGAAGGCCTGGGCCTGGACCGGGCCCGCCAGCTGGCCACGGTGGTGGACCAGCAGCGCCGCGCCTACATCGCTCACGTCTTCGGGGCCGACTGGTCTAGCCCCTTGAACTACGACCTGGTGCTCAACATGGGGCGCCTGAGCCTGGACCAAGCGGCCACCACCATGCTGGATCTGGCGGCCCACGCCGAGTTCCAGCTCAGCTCCGAAAGCCGGCGCCTGCTGGCCGACACGGTGCTGGCCTCCCGGGTGCGCCGGCTGCTGGTGGCCGAGCTGGACCTGCACGCCCTGGAGGTGAACAGCCAAGGGGGGGCGGTGGTGCTCAAGGGCTACGCGGCCGACCGGGCCGGCGTGGACCAGGCCCGGGAGCTGGCCGCCACGGTGGACGGGGTGGAGCGGGTCAGTTCGCTGTTGGAGGTCTCGCCCACCATGAGCAAGTTTCTGCCATAG